A region of Salvelinus alpinus chromosome 6, SLU_Salpinus.1, whole genome shotgun sequence DNA encodes the following proteins:
- the LOC139578364 gene encoding perilipin-3-like isoform X2, with the protein MADSEKTDEPSAAAIAQPANGDQQSVVSRVGSIPLVSSACGVVSNAYSSTKDSVPLLKGVMDAAESGVRTLGAAATTGSKPLLDRLEPQISVVNQYAMMGLDKVEKLQILQQPADKLVSDTVGMMYQSVSGAKEAMAGAKDTMTGAVLGAKESITGAVTGAKETMAGAKETMTGAMMAAVFGGVEMTQAAASGWFSSFMGTGVGQMVSSGVGLALSHSENLVDQILPLSDRELAALAEPATAEVATAPVVGSSPSSPSYFIRLGKLSSKVQERALEQSLVRARYARDTTYATITQITSTLDLLENARSTLAATNQQLGGAPEQLLQRWKEWQEKQPKDGQVDGGKVDGPKDQTASGEHSRWCVVSVTSCGLPALVWCPASRACPVRYRTSWQMHRKQLKNCTPLWATLAPSHPTSWSRPVII; encoded by the exons ATGGCAGACAGCGAGAAGACTGATGAGCCCAGTGCAGCAGCTATAGCCCAGCCAGCTAATGGAGATCAGCAG AGTGTTGTGTCCCGTGTGGGTAGCATCCCCCTGGTGAGCTCTGCGTGTGGCGTAGTGTCCAACGCCTACAGCAGCACTAAGGACAGCGTTCCCCTTCTAAAGGGGGTAATGGATGCTGCCGAGAGCGGGGTGCGCACCCTGGGGGCAGCCGCCACCACCGGCTCCAAGCCACTCCTGGACAGACTGGAGCCACAGA TTTCTGTGGTGAATCAATATGCCATGATGGGACTGGACAAGGTGGAAAAACTGCAAATCCTCCAGCAGCCAGCTGACAAG CTGGTTTCAGACACAGTGGGCATGATGTACCAGTCTGTGAGCGGGGCAAAGGAGGCCATGGCTGGAGCCAAGGACACCATGACTGGGGCTGTATTGGGGGCAAAGGAGTCGATAACTGGGGCTGTGACCGGGGCCAAGGAAACCATGGCTGGGGCCAAGGAGACCATGACTGGGGCTATGATGGCTGCAGTGTTTGGGGGTGTGGAGATGACCCAAGCAGCAGCCAGTGGATGGTTCAGCTCATTCATGGGGACTGGTGTGGGCCAGATGGTCAGCAGTGGGGTGGGCCTGGCCCTCAGCCACTCTGAGAACTTGGTGGACCAGATCCTGCCTCTCAGCGACAGAGAGCTGG CTGCTTTGGCCGAGCCTGCAACAGCCGAGGTGGCTACTGCACCAGTGGTGggctctagcccctctagccccagCTACTTTATCCGTCTGGGCAAGCTATCCTCCAAGGTGCAGGAGCGGGCCCTGGAGCAGTCCCTGGTGAGAGCCCGGTATGCCAGAGACACCACATATGCCACCATAACCCAGATCACCAGCACCTTGGACCTGCTGGAGAACGCCCGCTCCACCCTGGCTGCTACCAACCAACAGCTGGGAGGAGCACCAGAGCAGCTGCTGCAGCGCTGGAAGGAGTGGCAGGAGAAACAGCCTAAAGATGGACAAGTAGATGGCGGGAAGGTGGATGGTCCCAAAGACCAGACTGCG AGTGGCGAACACTCTCGATGGTGCGTGGTCTCAGTGACCAGTTGCGGTCTGCCTGCTCTGGTGTGGTGTCCAGCGTCCAGGGCCTGCCCAGTGCGGTACAGGACCAGCTGGCAAATGCACAGAAAGCAGCTGAAGAACTGCACTCCTCTCTGGGCAACACTAGCACCCTCACACCCCACCTCCTGGAGCAGACCCGTTATCATCTAA
- the LOC139578364 gene encoding perilipin-3-like isoform X1, with amino-acid sequence MADSEKTDEPSAAAIAQPANGDQQSVVSRVGSIPLVSSACGVVSNAYSSTKDSVPLLKGVMDAAESGVRTLGAAATTGSKPLLDRLEPQISVVNQYAMMGLDKVEKLQILQQPADKLVSDTVGMMYQSVSGAKEAMAGAKDTMTGAVLGAKESITGAVTGAKETMAGAKETMTGAMMAAVFGGVEMTQAAASGWFSSFMGTGVGQMVSSGVGLALSHSENLVDQILPLSDRELAALAEPATAEVATAPVVGSSPSSPSYFIRLGKLSSKVQERALEQSLVRARYARDTTYATITQITSTLDLLENARSTLAATNQQLGGAPEQLLQRWKEWQEKQPKDGQVDGGKVDGPKDQTALEWRTLSMVRGLSDQLRSACSGVVSSVQGLPSAVQDQLANAQKAAEELHSSLGNTSTLTPHLLEQTRYHLTQVRHSLDGVMEYLLNNTPLNWLVGPFAPQLTEKGEDRQAVDKGPPT; translated from the exons ATGGCAGACAGCGAGAAGACTGATGAGCCCAGTGCAGCAGCTATAGCCCAGCCAGCTAATGGAGATCAGCAG AGTGTTGTGTCCCGTGTGGGTAGCATCCCCCTGGTGAGCTCTGCGTGTGGCGTAGTGTCCAACGCCTACAGCAGCACTAAGGACAGCGTTCCCCTTCTAAAGGGGGTAATGGATGCTGCCGAGAGCGGGGTGCGCACCCTGGGGGCAGCCGCCACCACCGGCTCCAAGCCACTCCTGGACAGACTGGAGCCACAGA TTTCTGTGGTGAATCAATATGCCATGATGGGACTGGACAAGGTGGAAAAACTGCAAATCCTCCAGCAGCCAGCTGACAAG CTGGTTTCAGACACAGTGGGCATGATGTACCAGTCTGTGAGCGGGGCAAAGGAGGCCATGGCTGGAGCCAAGGACACCATGACTGGGGCTGTATTGGGGGCAAAGGAGTCGATAACTGGGGCTGTGACCGGGGCCAAGGAAACCATGGCTGGGGCCAAGGAGACCATGACTGGGGCTATGATGGCTGCAGTGTTTGGGGGTGTGGAGATGACCCAAGCAGCAGCCAGTGGATGGTTCAGCTCATTCATGGGGACTGGTGTGGGCCAGATGGTCAGCAGTGGGGTGGGCCTGGCCCTCAGCCACTCTGAGAACTTGGTGGACCAGATCCTGCCTCTCAGCGACAGAGAGCTGG CTGCTTTGGCCGAGCCTGCAACAGCCGAGGTGGCTACTGCACCAGTGGTGggctctagcccctctagccccagCTACTTTATCCGTCTGGGCAAGCTATCCTCCAAGGTGCAGGAGCGGGCCCTGGAGCAGTCCCTGGTGAGAGCCCGGTATGCCAGAGACACCACATATGCCACCATAACCCAGATCACCAGCACCTTGGACCTGCTGGAGAACGCCCGCTCCACCCTGGCTGCTACCAACCAACAGCTGGGAGGAGCACCAGAGCAGCTGCTGCAGCGCTGGAAGGAGTGGCAGGAGAAACAGCCTAAAGATGGACAAGTAGATGGCGGGAAGGTGGATGGTCCCAAAGACCAGACTGCG TTAGAGTGGCGAACACTCTCGATGGTGCGTGGTCTCAGTGACCAGTTGCGGTCTGCCTGCTCTGGTGTGGTGTCCAGCGTCCAGGGCCTGCCCAGTGCGGTACAGGACCAGCTGGCAAATGCACAGAAAGCAGCTGAAGAACTGCACTCCTCTCTGGGCAACACTAGCACCCTCACACCCCACCTCCTGGAGCAGACCCGTTATCATCTAACACAG GTGCGACATTCTCTGGATGGCGTAATGGAGTATCTGCTCAATAACACTCCTCTCAACTGGCTGGTGGGACCTTTTGCACCCCAGCTCACTGAGAAGGGGGAGGACAGGCAGGCTGTGGATAA